One Megasphaera elsdenii DSM 20460 genomic window carries:
- a CDS encoding helix-turn-helix domain-containing protein: MSKAFDLLSESLNDAILDTQTKHLPRHKRKIDIEPITTYSSDEIRDIRNQLGLTQKLFAQYFGVSKKTIEAWESGKNKPSGPSRRLLGLIANKKISI, translated from the coding sequence ATGAGCAAAGCATTTGATTTGTTATCTGAATCGCTGAATGACGCTATTTTAGATACCCAGACCAAGCATCTTCCTAGACATAAAAGAAAAATTGACATTGAGCCAATAACTACATATTCAAGTGACGAAATAAGAGACATACGAAATCAGTTAGGGTTGACACAAAAATTATTTGCACAATACTTTGGTGTTTCAAAAAAGACAATAGAAGCTTGGGAATCCGGAAAAAATAAACCTTCTGGTCCCTCTCGCAGACTGCTAGGACTAATTGCAAATAAAAAAATTTCTATATAA
- a CDS encoding VOC family protein, translated as MEIEHIAMYVNDLEAAREFFIKYFGASSNNGYHNPKTDFRSYFLTFEKGPRLEIMNKPAMEDLEKPQNRTGLVHIAFRTGSKENVDTLTARMKADGYEVVSGPRTTGDGYYESCVVALEGNQIEITV; from the coding sequence ATGGAAATAGAGCACATTGCAATGTATGTTAATGATTTAGAAGCAGCAAGAGAATTTTTCATTAAATATTTTGGGGCTTCTTCAAATAATGGATACCATAATCCGAAAACGGATTTCAGGTCTTATTTCCTGACTTTTGAAAAAGGACCGAGACTTGAAATTATGAATAAGCCCGCGATGGAAGACCTGGAGAAGCCCCAGAATCGGACGGGATTGGTTCACATTGCTTTCCGGACAGGGAGTAAGGAAAACGTAGATACATTGACTGCCCGGATGAAGGCTGATGGTTATGAGGTCGTCAGCGGGCCGCGGACCACGGGTGATGGATATTATGAAAGCTGTGTTGTGGCTCTTGAAGGCAATCAGATAGAAATTACGGTATAG
- a CDS encoding TlpA family protein disulfide reductase, whose protein sequence is MKLLRRQIALAVTGLFLTGYTVMAADTPAAVAPAAIQHKNEIVQTETVPSLTKREKTTPAKNSRPIQIPVSEASAGTAVPVTGFISKDSGHPVTVTTGNRPAALFIASSIPGSANTAYADFTKKAYVSYHEQMNFFVIQTGRTSKIENWLKEEAFPFPVLTGDYHLYTHSLPRLLLIDKNGVLRYRLNKDLPDKDVRDAFQDTITAPVPPDAAQRQKRLDTIVKEHHARDQELRSNDAFAPLSS, encoded by the coding sequence ATGAAACTATTACGACGTCAAATTGCACTGGCCGTGACAGGTCTTTTTCTGACAGGGTATACGGTCATGGCTGCCGACACACCAGCTGCAGTTGCACCTGCGGCGATACAGCACAAAAACGAAATCGTGCAGACAGAAACCGTTCCTTCTCTAACGAAACGGGAAAAAACAACGCCGGCTAAAAACTCCCGCCCCATCCAGATTCCTGTTTCGGAAGCGTCGGCCGGTACAGCCGTTCCTGTTACCGGATTTATCAGCAAAGATTCGGGACACCCCGTAACAGTAACAACAGGAAACAGACCTGCAGCGCTTTTCATCGCATCTTCTATACCCGGTTCTGCCAATACGGCTTATGCGGATTTCACAAAAAAAGCCTATGTTTCATATCACGAACAGATGAACTTCTTTGTCATACAGACTGGCAGGACGAGCAAAATAGAAAACTGGCTGAAAGAAGAAGCCTTCCCCTTTCCCGTTCTTACAGGAGACTACCACCTATATACCCATTCCCTGCCCCGGTTGCTATTAATCGACAAGAATGGCGTCCTGCGGTACCGACTGAATAAAGATCTGCCTGATAAAGACGTGCGTGATGCCTTTCAGGATACGATAACAGCCCCCGTTCCCCCCGATGCAGCTCAAAGGCAAAAGCGGCTGGATACTATTGTCAAAGAACATCATGCCCGCGACCAGGAGCTCCGTTCAAATGACGCCTTTGCTCCCCTGTCGTCATAG